From the Ruania alkalisoli genome, one window contains:
- a CDS encoding MerR family transcriptional regulator: MTNARLSIGEFSRLTWLSPKALRLYERRGLLLPDAVDEYTGYRYYVRSQADRARTITLLRRVGMPLERIGAVLAATGAQRRELLADYRLETVRAHERALALLDGLAEDPTAHTQGGGQQPVDLAVSIRETPERPFVARTVRTTAADLPAHIERCAAALSQRAGSAVDTSQPLVVVYHGEVSWESDGPVEIRIPVVSAADADEVEAAGTEVVVDVPYAEVQFPTILRAFDAVRTAAARGSRVPEGSPREIYLDGDPFRCQVAQRFRPGNAQDRSPRTSPS, translated from the coding sequence GTGACCAATGCGAGGCTGTCGATCGGGGAGTTCAGTCGGCTGACATGGCTCTCACCCAAGGCACTACGTCTGTACGAGCGACGCGGGCTGCTATTGCCGGACGCGGTCGACGAGTACACGGGATACCGCTACTACGTCCGGTCCCAGGCCGACCGGGCTCGCACGATCACGTTGCTGCGCCGGGTGGGCATGCCGTTGGAGCGCATCGGTGCCGTCCTGGCGGCCACCGGTGCGCAGCGGCGGGAACTGCTCGCCGACTATCGCCTCGAGACAGTGCGGGCACACGAGCGCGCACTCGCCTTGCTCGATGGCCTCGCCGAGGACCCGACGGCGCACACGCAAGGCGGCGGACAGCAGCCGGTCGATCTCGCGGTGTCGATCCGCGAGACCCCGGAACGGCCGTTCGTCGCCAGGACCGTGCGCACCACCGCGGCCGACCTGCCCGCGCACATCGAACGCTGCGCCGCCGCGCTCTCCCAGCGGGCCGGGTCGGCCGTGGATACATCCCAGCCGCTCGTGGTGGTCTATCACGGTGAGGTCAGCTGGGAGTCTGACGGGCCCGTGGAGATCCGCATCCCGGTGGTGAGCGCGGCGGACGCTGACGAGGTGGAGGCGGCGGGTACGGAGGTCGTCGTCGACGTGCCCTATGCAGAGGTGCAGTTCCCGACGATCTTGCGTGCCTTCGACGCGGTGCGCACAGCTGCCGCCCGTGGGTCGCGCGTCCCGGAGGGGTCACCGCGCGAGATCTACCTCGACGGCGACCCGTTCC